The bacterium nucleotide sequence GGGGCGGCCGCCGCCGGTGCCGCCGATGATCGGGGCGATTTCCTTGAGAATGTTGCCGGCGTGATACTTCGAGGCGAGGTCCTTCGAGACGCGGATGATTAGGGTGACCTTGTCGCCGTTGGCCGCGCCCAGGGCCGCGATGCCGCTGCCCAGTTTTTGGATCTTCTGGTCGGAGAGGTCGCGCAGGAGCTTGGGATCGTCGATGGCGACGATCGACGTCAGGACCTTCACGCCGTTGACG carries:
- a CDS encoding DHHA1 domain-containing protein, with the protein product VNGVKVLTSIVAIDDPKLLRDLSDQKIQKLGSGIAALGAANGDKVTLIIRVSKDLASKYHAGNILKEIAPIIGGTGGGRPDMAQGGGSKPEALKEALGKIPSLL